A genomic window from Maylandia zebra isolate NMK-2024a linkage group LG20, Mzebra_GT3a, whole genome shotgun sequence includes:
- the LOC143414406 gene encoding uncharacterized protein LOC143414406 isoform X2, with product MRWRVCHSILCKSFFTTSMNLLCGLPVFLLPGSSVFNILHPMDPRWCSSTSPSGLFHLHRFKLPVFHRPEIDRSPTEGMREWVRQVIIVVPQDGEGKLRSCGISGGKERRPSLPAMLIYSTDLHTERKNGSKELTHNHHSAQSNFGQPVGTVTSVSCS from the exons ATGAGATGGAG GGTTTGCCATAGCATCCTCTGCAAGTCcttcttcactacatccatgaatcttctttgtggccttcctgtttttcttctgcctggcagctccgTCTTCAACATCCTTCATCCA ATGGACCCCAGGTGGTGCTCAAGCACCAGCCCTTCTGGTCTTTTTCACTTG CACAGGTTCAAGCTTCCAGTTTTCCATAGACCAGAGATAGACAGGTCTCCAACTGAAGGAATGCGAGAGTGGGTCAGGCAGGTTATTATTGTGGTACCACAGGATGGAGAAGGTAAGCTCAG GTCCTGTGGTATATCTGGTGGTAAGGAACGTAGACCCAGTCTTCCTGCCATGCTGATCTACAGCACTGACCTTCACACTGAGAGAAAGAATGGAAGCAAGGAGCTGACCCATAACCACCACTCAGCTCAGTCCAATTTTGGTCAACCTGTGGGAACTGTAacatcagtttcctgttcttag
- the LOC143414406 gene encoding uncharacterized protein LOC143414406 isoform X1: MRWRVCHSILCKSFFTTSMNLLCGLPVFLLPGSSVFNILHPVYALSLLCTCPIHLSLASLCPCDILILVLSLLVTPNENLQMDPRWCSSTSPSGLFHLHRFKLPVFHRPEIDRSPTEGMREWVRQVIIVVPQDGEGKLRSCGISGGKERRPSLPAMLIYSTDLHTERKNGSKELTHNHHSAQSNFGQPVGTVTSVSCS, translated from the exons ATGAGATGGAG GGTTTGCCATAGCATCCTCTGCAAGTCcttcttcactacatccatgaatcttctttgtggccttcctgtttttcttctgcctggcagctccgTCTTCAACATCCTTCATCCAGTATAtgcactatccctcctctgcacatgcccaatccatctcagccttgcctctctgtGTCCCTGTGATATACTAATTCTAGTCCTTTCTCTTCTggtcactcccaatgaaaatcttCAGATGGACCCCAGGTGGTGCTCAAGCACCAGCCCTTCTGGTCTTTTTCACTTG CACAGGTTCAAGCTTCCAGTTTTCCATAGACCAGAGATAGACAGGTCTCCAACTGAAGGAATGCGAGAGTGGGTCAGGCAGGTTATTATTGTGGTACCACAGGATGGAGAAGGTAAGCTCAG GTCCTGTGGTATATCTGGTGGTAAGGAACGTAGACCCAGTCTTCCTGCCATGCTGATCTACAGCACTGACCTTCACACTGAGAGAAAGAATGGAAGCAAGGAGCTGACCCATAACCACCACTCAGCTCAGTCCAATTTTGGTCAACCTGTGGGAACTGTAacatcagtttcctgttcttag